The genomic segment ATGGTTCTGACATTGATTTGCCCGTTGAAAATGATCCCGCGCCGGTTCTCCTTTCCGGAATAAAAGATCATATGCGTATGTATATCAATAAAGATCAATCATAACGAAAATCCCCAAGTGCTGATGCCTTGGGGATTTCTTGTCCAGTTAAAGCAATCCGGACCTAATCTCTTCCAGGATCGTTTTTGCCGCAGCCAGGTCCATATTTTTTCTTTGCTTCAGTTTGTCTGCGACGGCACGGATTTCTTCGCCTTTTGCACCTGCGCTCATAGCTAGAGACCTTGCGTGAAGCCGCATATGCCCCTTCTGGATTCCTTCCGTTACAAGTGCCCTTAGGGCGGAGAAATTTTGTGCAAGACCGACTGAAACAATGATTGACTCTAATTCTTTCGCATTTTGATAGCCAAGTATTCTCTTTGCCAATTGCGCACCGGGGTGGACTGCAATTGAACCGCCGACCGTCCCAACCGGTAAGGGGATTGTTAAATTGCCGATTAAATCACCGTTATCTGCCATGGTCCAGTTTGAGAGGGATCTGTATTGTCCCGAGCGGGCAGCATAGGCATGAACCCCGGCTTCAATCGCCCGCCAATCGTTTCCGGAAGCCATTACAACCGGGTCAATTCCATTCATGATTCCTTTATTATGGGTAACAGCCCTGTAAGGATCGGCAATTGCAAATTTGCAGGCTTCAATAATCCGATCCCTTACTTCCGCACCTGAATAAATGCCTCTTTCCAGCAGGGATACAGGAATCCGGCAGACGGCAGTCGCAAGGCATTTCGTTGTATAGTTGGAAATAATGCCCATCAATGCTCTTCCTTTTGTTAAATCCTCGACAACCGGTTTTACTGCTTCTACCATTGTGTCAATGATATTGGCACCCATCGCTTCCAATGTTTCAATATGGAGATGAATGACTAAAAATGGCGGCGTATTGGCCGTTTCATCTGCTTTAATCATCCTGACGATAAGATCCTTTGCTCCGCCTCCTCTTTTCACAATGGAGGGGTGTGATTCATTTGCTTGCTTCAGAATCTCTTCTTTATGGACATACAAAATTTTTTCCGCTTCAGCCATGTCCGGGACGTCTAACAAGGCAATCTGGCCGATCATTGTCCGATTTTGAATATCTGTCTGAAATCCGCCTGCCAGGGAAATTATTTTGGCTGCGGAACTTGCTGCTGCAATTACGGATGGCTCTTCAACAGCCATTGGAACGACGTAATCTTGACCGTCTATTAAAAACGGGAGGGCAACGCCAAGCGGCAGTTCATATGCAGCAATTTGATTTTCTATCATGTGATCCGCTGTTTCCTGAGGCAATAGTGATCCTTTTTTTAATCGTTCCGCATCTTTTTCCGGCAAAATTCGGGCGGAAACGAGTGCATTGATTCTTTCAACACGGTCTTTTAGATAAAGTTTTTTTAAAAAA from the Sporolactobacillus sp. Y61 genome contains:
- a CDS encoding hydroxymethylglutaryl-CoA reductase, degradative, whose amino-acid sequence is MEKSFLKKLYLKDRVERINALVSARILPEKDAERLKKGSLLPQETADHMIENQIAAYELPLGVALPFLIDGQDYVVPMAVEEPSVIAAASSAAKIISLAGGFQTDIQNRTMIGQIALLDVPDMAEAEKILYVHKEEILKQANESHPSIVKRGGGAKDLIVRMIKADETANTPPFLVIHLHIETLEAMGANIIDTMVEAVKPVVEDLTKGRALMGIISNYTTKCLATAVCRIPVSLLERGIYSGAEVRDRIIEACKFAIADPYRAVTHNKGIMNGIDPVVMASGNDWRAIEAGVHAYAARSGQYRSLSNWTMADNGDLIGNLTIPLPVGTVGGSIAVHPGAQLAKRILGYQNAKELESIIVSVGLAQNFSALRALVTEGIQKGHMRLHARSLAMSAGAKGEEIRAVADKLKQRKNMDLAAAKTILEEIRSGLL